A window of Microbispora hainanensis genomic DNA:
GAGGTCCACCGGCTGAACACGATGTCGACGACCGGGGAGATCGGGCAGGCCAGTTCGGGGTCGGCGGTGGCATCGGCCGCGGGCCGGTTCATCTCGATCGGCATGGCTCATACCCTCTGAGGTAGTCACTTTCCTCTAGGTACCTACTATACCGACGGTGTTAGCGTCGCCGTCATCGCGAGAAACCGCAGAGAAAGACGCAGGAGTCGACATGATCGTGGTGACGGGTGCGACCGGGAACGTCGGTCGTACGCTGGTGCGGGCCTTGGCGGAGGCAGGGGAGAGGCTGACGGCGGTGTCGAGGGGGACGGCCCCGGTGAACCTGCCGGGAGGGACCAGGCACGTCCGGGCCGACCTGGCCGCACCGGAGACCCTGCGGCCCGCCTTCGACGGTGCCGAGGCTCTGTTCCTGCACGACGGCGGCACGGGCGGCGTCGGGCTCGACCCGCGAGCCATCCTGGACGTGGCCGGGGCCGCCGGAGTCCGGCGGGTGGTGCTGCTCTCCTCGCAAGGCGTGGTGACCAGGCCGGAGTCGCAGTCGCACGGCGGTGTCATGCGGGCGGCCGAGGAGGCGGTGCGCGAGTCGGGCCTGGCCTGGACGATCCTGCGGCCCGGCGTCTTCGCGTCCAACGCCTACGCCTGGGCGGAGTCGGTACGGGCCGAGCGGACGGTCGCCGCGCCGTTCGGCGACGTCGGGATCCCCGTGATCGACCCGGCGGACATCGCGGAGGTCGCGGCCGTGGCCCTGCGCGGGGACGAACACGTGGGCCATGTCTACACGTTGAACGGGCCGGCGGCCGTCACACCCCGGCAGCAGGCGGAGGCGATCGGCGCGGCCCTCGGGGAGCCCGTGCGTTTCGAGGAGCTGACGCGGGCGGAGGCGCACGCGCTGATGTCCACGTTCATACCGGAGCCGGCCGTGGAGACCTCGCTGGCCGTGCTCGGCGAGCCCAACGCGGCCGAACTCCGGCTCAGCCCGGACGTCGAGCATGTGCTGGGCCGGGCGCCCCGCTCGTTCGCCGAGTGGGCCCGCGGCAACGTCGACGCCTTCCGGTGAACCGTGACACGGCCGCCCCGGCGCTCCGGGCGCGGGTGGCCGGCGGCTATGGAGGGTGCTGAGAACGACACGGCGAAAAGTTGTCGGAATCCTCATTCGCCGCACGGAGGGTCTTGGTATGGGATCGATCCGTGACAGATGAACAGAGTCCGCGTGGGCGGCGCTTCCCCGCGGCCGACATCGCCAGGGTCAGCGTCTTCGCCGCGCTGATCGCCGTGCTCGGCATGCCGGGCGCGCTGAACATCTTCGGCGACGCGGTGCCGATCACGTTGCAGACGCTCGGCGTCATGCTCGCCGGGGCGATCCTCGGCACGTGGCGGTCCGCCCTCGCCATCGTGGTCCTGCTCGTGCTGGTCGCCGCGGGGCTGCCCCTGCTGGCCGGCGGACGCGGCGGGCTCGGCGTCTTCACCGGGCCTTCGGCCGGCTTCCTGATCGGCTGGCTTCCCGGCGCGGCCGTGACCGGTTGGATCGTCGAACGCGGCGGGCGCACGCCGTCCACGGTGCGGCTGGTGGCCGCCTGCCTGGCCGGCGGCGTCGGCGTGGTCTACCTGTTCGGCATCCCCGTGCAGGCCCTGGTCACCGGGCTGTCCCTGGGCAAGACGGCGCTGCTCAGCGCCGTCTTCCTGCCCGGCGACGTGGCCAAGGCGGTGCTCGCGTCGATCGTGGCGCGGGGCACCCAGCGGGCCTACCCCGACGCGGTTCCCGCGGTGCACCGCGAGCGGCTGCGGGCGGGCGGGCGGTGACGCGCCCGTGCCGGTAGCCGCCCAGGTCCTGCGGCACGCCTCCACCACCCCCGGCCGGATCGCGGTGTCCGGCCCGGGCGGCGACCTCGGCTACGCCGAGCTCGCCGCCCGGGCCGGTCGTGCCGCCCGCGCCCTGGCCGGCCAGGGTGTCGGGCGCGGCGCGCTCGTCGCGGTCGCCCAGGCCGACCCGGTGGCCCTGCTCGTCGCCGTGCTCGCCGCCGACCTGGTGGGAGCCACGCCGCTGCTGTGCGACCCCGCCTGGAGCGAGGAACGGCGGGCGCAGGTCATGGCCGCGGTGCCGGTCGCCGCCCGCTTCGACGACCCCCTGCCGGAGGCGGACGGCCCGCCCGTGGAGCACCGCCCCGCGCCGGACGACCTCACCTGGGCCTGCTTCAGCTCCGGCAGCACCGGCAGGCCCCGTGCCGTGGTGCGCGGCCGGGCCTCGTGGACCGTGTCGTTCGCCCACCTGGACGCGCTGACCGGGATCGGCCCGGACGACGTCGTGCTGATCCCCGGCCCGCTGGTCTCCTCCCTGTACGGCTTCGCCGCCGTGCACACGCTGGCCGCGGGAGCGACGGCCGTGGTGCCCGGCCGATGGGCGCCCGGCGGGCTGGCTGAGCAGATGCGGAGGGCCACCGCGGTCCACGTGGTGCCCCATCGCCTGCCTGCCGTACTGGACGCCCTGGAGGCGGCCGGAGGCCCGCTGCGTACCGCCGTGGTCGGAGGGGCCGCCCTCGACGCCGCCGCCAGGACCCGGGCGGTGGAGGCCGGAGTGCGTGTGGTGTCCTATTACGGCGCGACCGAGCTGTCGTTCGTCGCCGTGGACGCCGACGGCTCCGGGCTGCGGCCGTTCCCCGGCGTGGAGATCGACGTCAGGGTGCCGCCCGGACAGGCTCTGGGCGAGGTGTGGGTGCGCTCCCCGTGGCTCTGCGAGGGTTACCTGGCCGGTGCGACCGGCCCTCTGCGGAGTGACGACGGCGGCTGGATGACCGTCGGCGACCTCGCGGAGCCGCACCGGCCCGGTGAGATCCTGCGGCTGCGCGGGCGGGGCGACGGCGCGATCCAGACCGGCGGCGCCACGGTGGTGCCGGAGGACGTCGAGGAGGTGCTGAGGAAGGTGCCGGGAGTGGACGACGTGGTCGTGGTCGGCACGCCGCACCTTTACTTGGGCGCCGTGGTCACCGCGGTCGTCGAGGGCGACGACGTGGCGAGGGACGCACTGGAGGCGGCGGCGCGGGCCGAGCTCGACCCGGCGCAGCGGCCCCGGCGCTGGTATGCCGCCGCGTCCTTGCCCCGGACCCCCGCGGGCAAGCCGGCCCGCGGCCTCCTCGCCACCCGTCTGGCGGCCGGCGGCGACCCCGGCCTGAGGCGGCTCACCTGACGTGGACGAGTGACATGGACGAGCACGCGGCCGTCGTGGCGGCCCGCCGCACCCCCATCGGCACCGCCGGGCACGCGTTCCGGGGCCTGACGGCAGAGCGGCTCGCCGCGCCCGTCATCGAGACGGTCGTCCGCGACGTGGCGCACCTCGGCGTCCCCGTGGACGACGTGGTGCTGGGCAACTGCACCGGACCCGGAGGCAACCTCGCCCGCGTCTGCGCGCTGGCCGCCGGGATGGGGCACGAGGTGCCCGGCGTCACCGTCGACCGGCAGTGCGGCAGCGGCCTCGCCGCGATCCTGCTGGCCGCCCAGGCGGTGCGCTGCGGCGACGCGGACCTGGTCGTCGCCGGGGGCGTCGAGAGCGCCTCCACCGCGCCGCTGCGGGTTCACCGGCGGGAGGGCGAGCCGGGCGTGCCGTACGAGCGGGCGCCGTTCGCCCCGGAGGGGCACCCCGACCCGGACATGGGCCCGGCCGCCGAGGCGCTCGCCGCCGCGCGCGGCGTCACCAGGGAACGCCAGGACGCGTACGCCTGCCGGAGCCACGCGCGGGCGCTGGCCGCGCGGGAGGCCGGGCGCTTCGCCCGCGAGATCGTCCCGATCGGCGGGCGCGTGGACGACCAGCGCCCGCGCGTGCTGCGGCCGGAGTCGCTGGCCCGGCTGCCCGCCGCGTTCGTGCCGGGGGGCACGGTGACGGCCGGCAACTCCTCCCCGGTGAGCGACGGCGCCGCGGCCGTCGCGGTCGTGCCCGAGCGGCTGCGCGCCGCGGCCGGACTGCCCGGCCTGCGGCTGCTGGCGGGCGCCGTCGCCGGCTGCGACCCCGAGCTGCCCGGGTGGGGACCCGTGCCCGCCGTACGGCGAGTGCTGCGGCGGACCGGAACGGACCTGGAGAGGGTGGCGGCGGTGGAGGTCGTGGAGGCGTTCGCGGCGCAGGTGCTCGCGGTCACCGACGCGCTCGGCCTCGATCCCCTGGGGTCCGACTCCGAGCGGGTGTGCGCCGACGGCGGCGCGCTCGCCCTCGGTCACCCCTGGGGCGCGAGCGGAGCGGTGGTGGTGACCCGGTTGTTCAGCAGGCTTGTGGGAGCGCCGCCGGGGACCCTGGGTCTCGCGGCGGTCGCGGTCGGCGGCGGTCTCGGCATCGCCGCCCTGTTCGAGGTGGTGTGAGTGATCCGGCTGGAGGACGTCCATGTGCGCCTGGGGCAGCGCGAGGTGCTGCGCGGTGTCACGGCCTCGCTGACCGAGCGCCGCGTGGGCGTGGTCGGGGCGAACGGCTCGGGCAAGAGCACGCTCGCCCGCCTCGTCAACGGTCTGGTCCTGCCGACCTCGGGCACGGTCACGGTGTCCGGGCTCGACACCCGCCGTCACGCGGCCCGCATCAGGCGCGGCGTGGGGTTCCTGTTCACCGACCCGGACGCCCAGATCGTGATGCCCACGGTGGCCGAGGACGTGGCCTTCTCGCTGCGCCGCAAGGGCCTGACGCGCGAGGAGGTCGAGCGCCGGGTGCGGGAGATCCTGGAGAGGTACGGCCTGGGGGAGCACGCCGACCACCCCGCGCATCACCTGTCCGGCGGCCAGAAGCAGCTGCTGGCCCTCTGCTCGGTGCTGGTGCTCGAACCGGAGATCCTGGTCATGGACGAGCCGACCACGCTGCTCGACCTGCGCCACTCCAGGCAGGTCGCCGCGCTGCTGCGGACGCTTCCGCAGCAGGTGGTCGTGGTGACCCACGATCTTCCGCTGCTGGAGGACTTCGACCGCGTGCTCGTGATCGACGAGGGGCGGATCGTCGCCGACGCCGAGCCCGCCGCCGCGATCGGTCACTACCGGAAGATGATGGCGTGAGGGGGCTCACCGGCGCCTACGTCCACGGCGATTCGCTCCTGCACCGGCTGCCCGCCGGGGCCAAGCTCGCCGGGCTCGCCGTGTCCTGCACGGCGCTCCTGCTGCTGCGCGGGCCCGCGGCGCTCGCGGGGGCCGCGGCCGTCGTCGTGCTCCTGTACGTCGTCTCCGGGGTCGGGCCCGCCGCGGCCTGGGCGCAGGTGCGGCCCGTCCGCTGGTTCGCCGTGGCCCTGTTCGGCGTGCAGCTCGTGTTCGCCGACCTGCCCACCGCGGCGTCCTCGACGCTCCGCGTCGTGCTCGCCATCGCCCTGGCCGGGCTGGTCACGCTCACGACGCGCACCGGCGCAGTCATGGCCGCCCTGGAGCGCTGCCTCGCCCCCGCCAGGCTCGTCGGCCTCGATCCGTTCCGCCTGTCGCTGCTGCTGTCGCTCACGCTGCGGAGCGTGCCCGTGATCGCGGATCTGGTCACCCGGGTGCGGGAGGCCCAGCGCGCCAGAGGGGTCGAGCGCAGCCCACGCGCCTTCGCCGTACCGCTGGTGGTGGGCGCCCTGCGGCACGCCGACGCGCTGGGGGAGGCGCTCGCCGCGCGCGGTCTCGACGACTGAAGAGCCTCGACGGCTTTCCCGGGCCTGCTGCGGGTCCACGCGGGGCGATGGCGGGTCAGAGCACGGCGGTGGCAGGTCGGACCACGGCGGTCAGAGCACGGCGGTCAGAGCACGGCGGTCAGAGCACGGCGGTCAGAGCACGGCGGTCAGAGCACGGCGGTCAGAGCAGGGTGGTCAGAGCGGCGGCAGGGCGGGGGCCAGGCGGCGGGCCTCGGCGACCAGGTCGAGCAGGTCTCCGACGAGGCCGGGCGGCGCGGCCACGAAGCTGCGGTCCTCGGCCGGGCCCTCCGCGGACGCCTCGAAAGGTCCGCCGTCGAGCCCCACGATCTCCAGACCGGCCTCCCGCGCGATCAGGGCCCCGGCGGGCAGGTCGAGTCCTTCCGCGCGGTAGCCGATCATGCCGTCGATGTCGCCCCGCGCGAGCATGGCCCAGCACAGCAGCGGCGCCCAGAGCTGGAGCACCCGCCGGGCGCGGGCGTCCATCGTCATCTTCAGCGACCGCGCCGCCGGATCCAGCCGGGAGACCCCGTGGCCCTGCGTCCAGGCGAGCACCGGCCCGTGCCGGAGGTCGCGCCGCGGCGGCCCGGTCAGCGGCCCCGCCGGCCCACGGGCCCCCGCGCCGCTGACCGCCGACCAGGTGCGGCCGGAGAGCGGCTCGTGGACCACCCCGAGCACCGGGCGGCCGTCCGCGCACAACGCCAGGCCCACGACGTACGCGGGAAGGCCGATCGCCACGTTGTTCGTGCCGTCGAGCGGATCGACCAGCCAGGTCCATCCGCCCTGCGGGCGATCACCGCCGTGGACGCCCGACTCCTCGGCCACGATCCGATGGGAGGGGAACTCCGCCCGGATGCGGTCGAGGATCAGCTTCTCGGCGGCGACGTCGAGGTCGGTCACGACGTCGCCCGACCCGCCCTTGTCGTGGACGGCGACCGCCCCCGGCGCGCTCTCGCGCAGCACGGATCCGGCGGCCAGGGCGGCCTCGACGGCTACCCGCCTGGCGTGTTCGAGGTCCACAGGCTCCTCCTGGCCAGCTCGGCGGCACGTGCGGTCTCCGCGTCGTCGAGGCGTTCCCGACTGACGTGGTGGAGCGGCGTGGCGAGCGGCCCGAGCGACAGGTCGTTCAGCCCCGGACGGCCACGGCCGAGCGCCACGGTGGCGGCCTCGCCGTCCTCGGGGATGACACTGCTGTGGAAGGCGCCCGCGACGAGCGTGTAGGTGTCCCCGGCGCCGAACAGCTCGGCACGTCCCGGGGCGTACGCCACGGTCCTCGGGGTGGGGCGGATGACGTCGCCCGACGAGGTGCTGACGACCTCGAAGACGCGGTGGGTGGGGGAACGGGTGGTGTCGGTCACCACGGCGTGGACGTTGCGCACCTGGCCGTACAGGACATAGCTGGTCAGGTCCCAGCTGTGGCAGTGGACCTGTGAGGTGGTGCTGCGGGCGCGCCGGGCGGCCGCGGTCCACACGTGCACGCACGCCCCGAGCTCTCCCTCGCGGACCAGCGGCAGGCAGAGGAATCCCAGCGGATGCCGCACCCCCCGCACCCCCGAGCCGCCCTCCGCGATCTCGCCGAGCACGCCGAGGGCCCACTCGCGGGCGCTCCCGCCGGCGAGCACGTCGAACACGTCCCCATATCTCATGGCGCGTACGGATCCTTGGCGCGCAGGGCCTTGCGGGTGACCTCGACCACGTCGCGGTCGGTGAACGACTTGGGCAGGGGGAGATCGACGCGTTCGAACAGCCTGCGGACCTCCTCGACGGTCGGCTCGTCGCTCAGCGGCACCGACCGGTAGCGGTCGATCGCCACGCGGCGGGCCTGCTCGAAGCTCGTGCGCAGCTCGGTGCCGCAGCTCTCGTAGAAGAACGAGCCGCTGAAGGCGATGATGGCCCGGTTGGGGTCCTCGGACGTCAGGATCAGGGCGCGGCCCGACATGTCCCAGCGGAAGGTCGTCATGACCGGCGAGAGCCCCACCGCGATGTCGAGCAGGCCGTACCGCTGGCGATACCAGAACGCGGCCAGGACGCTCGCGTACGACTCCTTCCTGGCCCGGTCGGTCGTCCACACCTCACCGGTGCCGTCCGGACGGTCCGACAGCGACCTGCGGTAGTGCGCGTAGCTCTCGCACACCGCCTCGTCCGTCGGGTCGATGATCTCCAGACGCACCGTGAGGTGCCGCTTCTCGCGCCGCGCGGCGGCCACGCACTCGGGCAGCGTGACCGCGCGCATGTAGGTGCCGGTGCCGCCCTTGAACGTCCAGCGGTCGGTGCCCCGGCGGGCGTCCGCGTGCGCCTGCGCGATCTCGTGCTGACTGACCAGGACGCGGATGACCGACATGTCCTGCAGGGCCCTGCGGGTGCCCGCGACCAGGTCCTCCAGCTCGTCGAGGCGGTCGAGGCGCTCGGGCAGCCGCGCGAGGACGCCGGAGGTCGCGTGCATGGCCTCCTCGACGGGCTCCTGCCGGACCCGGTCGCGCAGCAGTGCGGTCGCGACGAGGGCCAGGACGACCAGGGTGGTGCCGCTGACGAGTTGAGTCCTCACGTTGAGGGGGATCATCTCGTCGGGCAGCACGCCGAGCACGCCCACCACGACGGCCAGCACGAGTGCGATGGCCCCGTCGACGTTCTTGGCCGCCCATGCGAGTGACCGGCCGACGGCACTCCGTAACCCCGCCATAGGTCAGCCCCGCCATCCCGTCAGTGTCGGCCCCCGACTCGAATCGTAACGACAGGGTCATGGTCCGGCAAAGGGTCGGCCTGCCCGGGCGCGGCGGCGCGGAGGCGAGGGGCGGAGCCGGCATCAGGACCGGAATTGTCGGTCGGCGCGCGTAGGTTATGGAGGTGAACCGGAGCGAGCGTGAATGCCCCTGTGCGGCCGCCCGCGCCGGTGGACGGGGCGAGTGAGGAGCTGAACGGCGATGACATCCATGATGGACCTGAATCGGAAGGTCGCGCCCTTCCAGGTCGTCACCGACATGACGCCGTCCGGCGACCAGCCCACGGCGATCGCGGAGCTGGAGCGCCGGGTCAGGGCTGGGGAGAAGGACACGGTCCTGCTCGGTGCGACCGGCACCGGCAAGACCGCCACGGTGGCGTGGCTGATCGAGCGGGTGCAACGCCCGACGCTGGTCATGCAGCCCAACAAGACGCTCGCCGCCCAGTTCGCCAACGAGCTGCGCGAGATGCTGCCGAACAACGCGGTCGAATACTTCGTGTCCTACTACGACTACTACCAGCCCGAGGCGTACGTCCCGCAGAGCGACACCTACATCGAGAAGGACTCCTCGATCAACGAGGAGGTCGAGCGGCTGCGCCACTCGGCGACCTGGTCGCTGGTGTCGCGCCGCGACGTGGTGGTGGTCGCCTCCGTCTCCTGCATCTACGGCCTGGGCACGCCGCAGGAGTACGTCGACCGGATGGTCGGGCTCAAGGTCGGCCAGCAGATCGAGCGCGACCAGCTGCTGCGGCGGCTGGTCGACATGCAGTACACGCGCAACGACCTGGCCTTCACCCGGGGCACCTTCCGGGTGCGCGGCGACACGGTCGAGGTCATCCCGGTCTACCAGGAGCTGGCCGTCCGCATCGAGATGTTCGGCGACGAGATCGAGAAGCTGGCGACGCTGCACCCGCTCACCGGCGAGGTCGTCGGTGAGGACGACGAGCTGCACATCTTCCCCGCCTCCCACTACGTGGCCGGTCCCGAGCGGATGGAGCGGGCCATCGCCGGCATCGAGGCGGAGCTGGCCGAGCGGCTCGCCGACCTGGAGCGGCAGGGCAAGCTGCTGGAGGCCCAGCGGCTGCGCATGCGCACCACCTACGACATCGAGATGATGCGCCAGGTCGGCACCTGCGCCGGGATCGAGAACTACTCGCGGCACATCGACGGCCGTGAGGCCGGCAGCCCGCCGCACACGCTGCTCGACTTCTTCCCCGACGACTTCCTGCTCGTCCTGGACGAGTCGCACCAGACCGTCCCCCAGATCGGCGCGATGTACGAGGGCGACGCCTCGCGCAAGCGGACGCTGGTCGACCACGGGTTCCGGCTGCCGTCCGCCATGGACAACCGCCCGCTCAAGTGGGAGGAGTTCCTGGAGCGTATCGGCCAGACCGTCTACCTGTCCGCCACGCCGGGGCCGTACGAGCTGGGCCGGAGCAAAGGCGAGGTGGTGGAGCAGGTGATCCGCCCCACCGGCCTGGTCGACCCCGAGGTGATCATCAAGCCCACCAAGGGCCAGATCGACGACCTCATGGAGGAGATCCGGGCCCGGGCGGAGCGGGACGAGCGGGTCCTGGTCA
This region includes:
- a CDS encoding energy-coupling factor ABC transporter ATP-binding protein: MIRLEDVHVRLGQREVLRGVTASLTERRVGVVGANGSGKSTLARLVNGLVLPTSGTVTVSGLDTRRHAARIRRGVGFLFTDPDAQIVMPTVAEDVAFSLRRKGLTREEVERRVREILERYGLGEHADHPAHHLSGGQKQLLALCSVLVLEPEILVMDEPTTLLDLRHSRQVAALLRTLPQQVVVVTHDLPLLEDFDRVLVIDEGRIVADAEPAAAIGHYRKMMA
- a CDS encoding AMP-binding protein — encoded protein: MPVAAQVLRHASTTPGRIAVSGPGGDLGYAELAARAGRAARALAGQGVGRGALVAVAQADPVALLVAVLAADLVGATPLLCDPAWSEERRAQVMAAVPVAARFDDPLPEADGPPVEHRPAPDDLTWACFSSGSTGRPRAVVRGRASWTVSFAHLDALTGIGPDDVVLIPGPLVSSLYGFAAVHTLAAGATAVVPGRWAPGGLAEQMRRATAVHVVPHRLPAVLDALEAAGGPLRTAVVGGAALDAAARTRAVEAGVRVVSYYGATELSFVAVDADGSGLRPFPGVEIDVRVPPGQALGEVWVRSPWLCEGYLAGATGPLRSDDGGWMTVGDLAEPHRPGEILRLRGRGDGAIQTGGATVVPEDVEEVLRKVPGVDDVVVVGTPHLYLGAVVTAVVEGDDVARDALEAAARAELDPAQRPRRWYAAASLPRTPAGKPARGLLATRLAAGGDPGLRRLT
- a CDS encoding NAD(P)H-binding protein; the protein is MIVVTGATGNVGRTLVRALAEAGERLTAVSRGTAPVNLPGGTRHVRADLAAPETLRPAFDGAEALFLHDGGTGGVGLDPRAILDVAGAAGVRRVVLLSSQGVVTRPESQSHGGVMRAAEEAVRESGLAWTILRPGVFASNAYAWAESVRAERTVAAPFGDVGIPVIDPADIAEVAAVALRGDEHVGHVYTLNGPAAVTPRQQAEAIGAALGEPVRFEELTRAEAHALMSTFIPEPAVETSLAVLGEPNAAELRLSPDVEHVLGRAPRSFAEWARGNVDAFR
- the uvrB gene encoding excinuclease ABC subunit UvrB; the protein is MTSMMDLNRKVAPFQVVTDMTPSGDQPTAIAELERRVRAGEKDTVLLGATGTGKTATVAWLIERVQRPTLVMQPNKTLAAQFANELREMLPNNAVEYFVSYYDYYQPEAYVPQSDTYIEKDSSINEEVERLRHSATWSLVSRRDVVVVASVSCIYGLGTPQEYVDRMVGLKVGQQIERDQLLRRLVDMQYTRNDLAFTRGTFRVRGDTVEVIPVYQELAVRIEMFGDEIEKLATLHPLTGEVVGEDDELHIFPASHYVAGPERMERAIAGIEAELAERLADLERQGKLLEAQRLRMRTTYDIEMMRQVGTCAGIENYSRHIDGREAGSPPHTLLDFFPDDFLLVLDESHQTVPQIGAMYEGDASRKRTLVDHGFRLPSAMDNRPLKWEEFLERIGQTVYLSATPGPYELGRSKGEVVEQVIRPTGLVDPEVIIKPTKGQIDDLMEEIRARAERDERVLVTTLTKKMAEDLTDYLLDNGIRVRYLHSEVDTLRRIELLRELRMGEFDVLVGINLLREGLDLPEVSLVSILDADKEGFLRSETSLIQTIGRAARNVSGQVHMYADKITPSMERAIEETNRRRAKQIAYNEAHGIDPQPLRKKIADILDSLVREDADTAQLLGGAGRQQSRGKAPVPGLASRGAGQHAKAIAGEMPRAQLESLIESLTEQMHNAAADLQFEVAARLRDEIKELKREVRDMREAGVK
- a CDS encoding inositol monophosphatase family protein, whose product is MDLEHARRVAVEAALAAGSVLRESAPGAVAVHDKGGSGDVVTDLDVAAEKLILDRIRAEFPSHRIVAEESGVHGGDRPQGGWTWLVDPLDGTNNVAIGLPAYVVGLALCADGRPVLGVVHEPLSGRTWSAVSGAGARGPAGPLTGPPRRDLRHGPVLAWTQGHGVSRLDPAARSLKMTMDARARRVLQLWAPLLCWAMLARGDIDGMIGYRAEGLDLPAGALIAREAGLEIVGLDGGPFEASAEGPAEDRSFVAAPPGLVGDLLDLVAEARRLAPALPPL
- a CDS encoding biotin transporter BioY, with product MTDEQSPRGRRFPAADIARVSVFAALIAVLGMPGALNIFGDAVPITLQTLGVMLAGAILGTWRSALAIVVLLVLVAAGLPLLAGGRGGLGVFTGPSAGFLIGWLPGAAVTGWIVERGGRTPSTVRLVAACLAGGVGVVYLFGIPVQALVTGLSLGKTALLSAVFLPGDVAKAVLASIVARGTQRAYPDAVPAVHRERLRAGGR
- a CDS encoding energy-coupling factor transporter transmembrane component T family protein, whose protein sequence is MRGLTGAYVHGDSLLHRLPAGAKLAGLAVSCTALLLLRGPAALAGAAAVVVLLYVVSGVGPAAAWAQVRPVRWFAVALFGVQLVFADLPTAASSTLRVVLAIALAGLVTLTTRTGAVMAALERCLAPARLVGLDPFRLSLLLSLTLRSVPVIADLVTRVREAQRARGVERSPRAFAVPLVVGALRHADALGEALAARGLDD
- a CDS encoding thiolase family protein — encoded protein: MDEHAAVVAARRTPIGTAGHAFRGLTAERLAAPVIETVVRDVAHLGVPVDDVVLGNCTGPGGNLARVCALAAGMGHEVPGVTVDRQCGSGLAAILLAAQAVRCGDADLVVAGGVESASTAPLRVHRREGEPGVPYERAPFAPEGHPDPDMGPAAEALAAARGVTRERQDAYACRSHARALAAREAGRFAREIVPIGGRVDDQRPRVLRPESLARLPAAFVPGGTVTAGNSSPVSDGAAAVAVVPERLRAAAGLPGLRLLAGAVAGCDPELPGWGPVPAVRRVLRRTGTDLERVAAVEVVEAFAAQVLAVTDALGLDPLGSDSERVCADGGALALGHPWGASGAVVVTRLFSRLVGAPPGTLGLAAVAVGGGLGIAALFEVV